A section of the Solitalea canadensis DSM 3403 genome encodes:
- a CDS encoding amino acid permease, which produces MKFRKPLESLIKEAESVGEGSLKRTLSSYHLVALGIGAIIGAGLFSITGGAAANNAGPAITISFIIAAVGCAFAGLCYAEFASMIPVAGSAYTYSYATMGEFVAWVIGWDLVLEYAVGAATVSISWSRYLTKFLDYYNIHLPASMTMSPFDTATLADGTVVSGMINLPAVFIIVLMSLVLIKGTKESAWVNGIIVALKVAVVLVFIALGWAFIRTENYQPYVPANTGTFGHFGFSGIVRAAAIVFFAYIGFDAVSTAAQEAKNPKRDMPIGILVSLVICTLLYILFAHVMTGVVNFSAFKGQDGIAPVAVAIDHMGPVGADGTITPAYPWLNKAIIIAILAGYASVILVMLLGQSRVFFSMSKDGLLPKVFSEVNSKFRTPAKSNLLFMLFVSLFAAFVPARVVGEMTSIGTLFAFILVCIGIIVMRKKMPDAPRSFKTPLVPLIPLLGVGTCLFMMVFLPLDTWIRLIVWMMIGFTVYLCYGMKNSALSDNKSETLFTSNKTISLIGVALSVLLIVVAIIHHITAETPDTAIYYFSLIFAAVNIVFYLYRAFSFRPAPKAIEQEM; this is translated from the coding sequence ATGAAGTTCAGAAAACCATTAGAGTCGCTTATAAAAGAGGCGGAATCAGTTGGAGAAGGCTCATTAAAGCGAACATTAAGCAGCTACCATTTGGTTGCGCTAGGAATCGGGGCCATTATCGGAGCTGGTTTGTTTTCAATTACCGGAGGTGCTGCAGCTAATAATGCAGGTCCGGCTATCACCATCTCATTTATTATTGCAGCTGTAGGTTGTGCATTTGCAGGTTTATGTTATGCAGAGTTTGCATCAATGATTCCTGTTGCAGGTAGCGCCTACACCTATTCGTATGCTACCATGGGCGAATTTGTTGCCTGGGTTATCGGATGGGACTTAGTTTTGGAATATGCGGTTGGAGCTGCCACTGTTTCTATCAGTTGGAGCCGATACCTTACCAAGTTTTTGGACTATTACAATATTCATTTACCGGCATCAATGACCATGTCTCCTTTTGACACGGCAACACTTGCTGACGGAACGGTTGTTTCAGGTATGATCAACTTACCGGCAGTATTCATCATCGTTTTGATGTCTTTGGTATTAATTAAGGGAACAAAAGAATCAGCATGGGTAAATGGTATTATTGTAGCTTTAAAAGTTGCTGTTGTACTTGTATTCATTGCTTTAGGATGGGCATTTATCAGAACTGAAAACTATCAGCCATACGTTCCAGCTAACACCGGAACATTTGGTCATTTTGGTTTTAGTGGTATTGTTCGTGCAGCAGCTATTGTATTCTTTGCCTATATCGGTTTTGATGCTGTTTCTACTGCAGCACAAGAAGCTAAGAATCCAAAAAGGGATATGCCTATTGGAATTTTAGTTTCACTGGTCATCTGTACGTTGCTTTATATACTTTTTGCTCACGTAATGACTGGAGTTGTTAACTTCTCGGCATTTAAAGGACAAGATGGTATCGCACCTGTTGCAGTGGCAATCGATCACATGGGCCCGGTTGGAGCAGATGGAACTATCACTCCTGCTTATCCTTGGCTAAATAAAGCGATTATCATTGCGATTCTTGCAGGTTATGCATCAGTTATTCTGGTAATGCTTTTAGGCCAGTCGCGCGTATTCTTCTCCATGAGTAAAGACGGATTATTACCAAAAGTATTTTCGGAAGTAAACAGCAAGTTCCGTACTCCTGCTAAGAGTAACTTGTTATTCATGTTATTCGTTAGCTTGTTCGCTGCTTTTGTTCCTGCACGTGTTGTAGGAGAAATGACCAGTATCGGAACTTTGTTCGCATTTATTCTTGTATGTATTGGTATTATAGTAATGCGTAAAAAAATGCCTGATGCACCTCGTTCATTCAAAACTCCTTTAGTGCCTTTAATTCCATTATTAGGTGTTGGAACCTGTTTATTCATGATGGTATTTCTACCATTAGATACCTGGATCCGTTTAATTGTATGGATGATGATCGGATTTACTGTTTATTTGTGCTATGGAATGAAAAACAGTGCATTATCTGATAATAAATCAGAAACATTATTTACCAGCAACAAAACCATTTCATTGATTGGTGTTGCTCTTTCTGTATTGTTAATTGTTGTGGCTATTATTCACCACATTACTGCAGAAACACCTGACACAGCTATTTATTATTTCTCATTAATATTTGCAGCAGTAAATATTGTGTTCTACTTATATAGGGCCTTCAGCTTTAGACCGGCCCCAAAAGCTATTGAACAGGAAATGTAA